AAACGGTGGAACATTCAATCAGTCGTTTCAATTCCACATTGGTGCAATTAGATGCGCTGGCGTGGATTATGCGCCGACGGCTGAGTATCGTTTCAATTCCACATTGGTGCAATTAGATGGTTAAATATGCTTTTGACAAGATACTAAGCTATTTGGGTTTCAATTCCACATTGGTGCAATTAGATGAAAGTCTTAATATGACTGATGCTGATGTATTAGAAATGTTTCAATTCCACATTGGTGCAATTAGATGACTCTGTTATTATACATACTCAAAGATATTTATAGAGTTTCAATTCCACATTGGTGCAATTAGATGATGAAACCGAAGTTGAAACCATCCCGAACGCAAAAAGTTTCAATTCCACATTGGTGCAATTAGATGATATCAAAAGAAAGAAAAGAAACCGAAATGGCAAACGTTTCAATTCCACATTGGTGCAATTAGATGCGTTGGCAGGTTCAGACTGACGAAGAAGTGAAAGAAGTTTCAATTCCACATTGGTGCAATTAGATGTTCGCACAAGCTATTCTGCTGCTACCACTCCCCACGGTTTCAATTCCACATTGGTGCAATTAGATGCACTCCTATTTTCTACCATTTCCCATTCACTTTACGTTTCAATTCCACATTGGTGCAATTAGATGTCAAAATTATTTGTGACTACTTTCATATTTACTTTTGTTTCAATTCCACATTGGTGCAATTAGATGCTGAATTTGCTAAAAAGGTACTGCGCTCCAATGCCACGTTTCAATTCCACATTGGTGCAATTAGATGAAACGTGCGCGTGACGCGCAGAAGGGAAAATTAAAAGTTTCAATTCCACATTGGTGCAATTAGATGCTGTTATCATCGCTGTTGCTTCAAAGCCTGCCACCTTTGTTTCAATTCCACATTGGTGCAATTAGATGGCACTTATCAACACACTTATCCACCGTTACTTCGTGTTTCAATTCCACATTGGTGCAATTAGATGCTCTTATCATCGCTGTTGCTTCAAAGCCTGCCACCTTTGTTTCAATTCCACATTGGTGCAATTAGATGCAAGTTTTCAACACACTTATCCACCGTTACTTTGTGTTTCAATTCCACATTGGTGCAATTAGATGCCGTTACAAAAACGGCGATTTAGCTTCAAAAATGCGACTTTTTCACTGAAAAACAAACAAAAAAATCGTCGCCCCTCGATAGCCGAAAACTTACAGAGGGACGACGACGCTTAAAACTGCCTTTTTTGCGCTAAAATCCACAAATACAAATTTTTCTACGACTCATCGCTTCTTTTTTCTCTCCGAAATAGACTTTCCCGACGACACCGCTACCCTACTAAGTCCAGCAAAACTCAAAGTAAGCACACTTTCTACAAAAGCGCTTGTGAATCGTTCCCGGCATTTCTTCAGAACACTTGACCTGTCGAATATTTGCGATTATCTGCTCCAGCTCTTTTTCATCCTGCTCAGAAAGAAAAACCGTTTTGCGCTGCTTTAGTTTCGGATAGTCAATCTCGCCGCGCGTGCCAGTTATACCTATTTGTTTTAAAAAATAAATATAGTACCGAACTTGCCAAAAATGTGCTTCCTCCATCGCATCCGATTTTTTCACTTCGTGAATCACGCCGTCTTTTATGTCTAAAAAATCAAGCGAAATTGTATTTTGAATTTGTACATTGTGCCGTTTCTCAGGATAACTTGTCTCATCTATTAGCCGTCCTTGCTTCACCAAATCAGATTCGTGCTCCATCTGCACATCGTGCGTAAAAAGCCATAGCTTTCTTTGACAAACAAAATAGTAATTCACCATCGTGCCCGTTACTCGGAAATCGGACA
Above is a window of Chloroherpeton thalassium ATCC 35110 DNA encoding:
- the cas4 gene encoding CRISPR-associated protein Cas4 gives rise to the protein MSDRLSDFRVTGTMVNYYFVCQRKLWLFTHDVQMEHESDLVKQGRLIDETSYPEKRHNVQIQNTISLDFLDIKDGVIHEVKKSDAMEEAHFWQVRYYIYFLKQIGITGTRGEIDYPKLKQRKTVFLSEQDEKELEQIIANIRQVKCSEEMPGTIHKRFCRKCAYFEFCWT